In the Rutidosis leptorrhynchoides isolate AG116_Rl617_1_P2 unplaced genomic scaffold, CSIRO_AGI_Rlap_v1 contig69, whole genome shotgun sequence genome, one interval contains:
- the LOC139885012 gene encoding succinate dehydrogenase assembly factor 2, mitochondrial-like isoform X1: protein MASFKRALINVHRILNSTTVSARTVTNTRASTLFRPQYYLVPRYFSSNSESLQIDLSNEESKRRLLNRLMYRSKQRGYLELDLVLGTWVEEHIQSMDENGIKSLLQVLDLVISSNDILENPDLWKWLSGQEQAPETVSVNPVFSALHENVMKNLDKHAAPETRATPGQPWVRGWDDIKKGRDGPVAGNQ from the exons ATGGCCAGCTTCAAGCGAGCTCTGATCAACGTCCACCGTATTCTCAATTCCACCACCGTATCCGCTCGGACAGTAACTAACACTCGCGCGAGTACACTTTTCAG GCCTCAATACTATTTGGTGCCACGTTATTTTTCTTCTAACTCTGAGTCACTTCAAATCGATTTATCCAATGAAGAGAGCAAACGGCGTTTACTTAACAG ATTGATGTATAGAAGCAAACAGAGAGGATATTTGGAGCTGGATTTGGTTCTGGGAACATGGGTTGAGGAGCATATTCAATCCATGGACGAAAATGGGATTAAATCTCTTCTCCAAGTCCTCGACTTGGTAATTTCCTCAAACGATATCCTT GAAAACCCTGATCTATGGAAGTGGCTATCTGGTCAGGAGCAAGCACCCGAGACAGTGAGCGTAAATCCT GTTTTCTCTGCATTGCATGAGAATGTCATGAAAAATCTGGATAAACATGCTGCCCCCGAGACTCGAGCTACGCCAGGCCAACCGTGGGTAAGAGGATGGGATGACATCAAGAAAGGTCGTGATGGCCCTGTTGCTGGAAACCAGTAG
- the LOC139885010 gene encoding calcium-dependent mitochondrial ATP-magnesium/phosphate carrier protein 2-like: MSGARQAVEHHVGLPKLEAQSPAKAKPGTGTGPDCSNAVKKSGQVSMDHVLLALRETREERDTRIRSLFDFFDATDVGYLDYSQIEAGLSALQIPSQYKYAKDLFRVCDANKDGRVDYHEFKRYMDAKELELYRIFQAIDVEHNGCILPEELWDALIKAGIEIDDEELARFVEHVDKDNNGIITFEEWRDFLLLYPHEATIENIYHHWERVCHVDIGEQAVIPEGMSQHVKKYKYFIAGGIAGAASRTATAPLDRLKVILQVQTERACILPAINKILKEGGLLGFFRGNGLNVVKVAPESAIKFYAYEMLKKAIGGEDKHDIGASGRLLAGGMAGAVAQTAIYPLDLVKTRLQTCGSENGKAPNLGRLTRDIWLHEGPRAFYKGLVPSLLGIIPYAGIDLAAYETLKDLSRVHILHDTEPGPLVQLGCGTISGALGATCVYPLQVIRTRLQAQRTNSTDAYKGMSDVFRRTFQREGYRGFYKGLLPNLLKVVPAASITYMVYEKMKKSLDLD; this comes from the exons atgtccGGAGCACGACAAGCTGTAGAGCATCATGTGGGGTTGCCCAAATTGGAGGCTCAGTCTCCGGCGAAGGCTAAACCGGGTACGGGCACAGGACCCGATTGTAGCAACGCCGTAAAAAAATCCGGGCAAGTGTCTATGGATCATGTTCTTCTGGCATTGCGCGAGACGAGGGAGGAGAGGGATACTAGAATCCGTAGCCTTTTTGATTTTTTCGATGCCACTGATGTTGGTTATTTAGATTATTCCCAGATCGAGGCTGGGTTGTCTGCATTACAGATTCCTTCTCAGTATAAGTACGCAAAGGATCTGTTCAGGGTGTGTGATGCCAATAAGGATGGGAGGGTTGATTATCACGAGTTTAAGAGATATATGGATGCTAAAGAGCTCGAACTTTATCGGATTTTTCAAGCTATTGATGTAGAACACAACGGCTGCATTTTGCCTGAAGAGCTCTGGGATGCACTGATTAAGGCTG GAATTGAAATTGATGATGAAGAGCTTGCACGTTTCGTGGAACATGTTGATAAGGACAATAATGGAATCATAACATTCGAAGAATGGAGAGATTTCCTTCTACTGTACCCGCATGAAGCTACTATTGAGAATATCTATCATCACTGGGAAAGAGTATGCCACGTAGATATTGGAGAACAAGCTGTTATTCCTGAAGGCATGAGTCAGCATGTCAAGAAATACAAATACTTTATTGCAGGGGGCATAGCAGGAGCTGCTTCTCGAACAGCTACTGCTCCTCTCGATCGCCTAAAAGTGATTTTGCAAGTTCAAACAGAACGAGCTTGTATTTTGCCAGCTATAAACAAGATACTCAAGGAAGGTGGTCTATTAGGTTTTTTCCGAGGCAATGGGTTGAATGTTGTGAAGGTAGCCCCTGAAAGTGCAATCAAGTTTTATGCTTATGAAATGTTAAAGAAAGCCATTGGAGGGGAAGACAAGCACGATATCGGTGCGTCTGGGAGGCTTTTAGCCGGTGGCATGGCTGGTGCAGTGGCTCAAACCGCAATCTATCCGTTGGATCTTGTCAAAACTCGATTACAGACTTGTGGTAGTGAAAATGGGAAAGCACCCAATTTGGGAAGACTGACAAGGGACATATGGCTTCATGAGGGACCTCGTGCCTTTTATAAAGGCCTCGTACCCTCTCTTCTTGGGATCATCCCTTATGCTGGCATTGATCTTGCTGCCTATGAAACCTTAAAAGATTTGTCAAGGGTGCACATTCTTCATGATACTG AGCCAGGTCCACTTGTGCAACTGGGATGTGGAACAATTTCTGGTGCGCTTGGAGCAACGTGTGTGTATCCATTGCAAGTCATCAGAACAAG ATTGCAAGCACAACGCACCAACTCTACGGATGCATACAAGGGAATGTCGGATGTGTTTCGGAGAACTTTTCAGAGAGAAGGTTATAGAGGTTTCTACAAAGGACTCCTACCGAATCTTCTAAAGGTTGTTCCAGC
- the LOC139884999 gene encoding uncharacterized protein: MTGKKEKSKVRKEQRLQEISLLRTIPYSDHQRWWSSETVAVVTGANRGIGFEIARQLAGHGLTVILTARDTAVGEEAAKVLQETGLTVDFQKLDIIDPESIKEFCEWVQTKYGGVDILVNNAGVNFNLGNDNSVENAHMVIETNYYGTKNITKAMIPLMRNSSAGARIVSVSSRLGRLNGKRNKIRDETMRQQLSDVETLTEEVVDGMVTEFLKQVDEGTWESGGWPKTLTDYSISKLAVNAYTRITAKELSERPDGEKIYVNCYCPGWVKTAMTGYSGSISTENGADTGVWLALLPELAISGKFFAERREINF, from the exons ATGACAGGAAAGAAAGAGAAATCGAAGGTGCGAAAAGAACAGAGATTGCAAGAGATTTCTCTCCTCAGAACAATTCCATACTCAGATCATCAAAG GTGGTGGTCATCGGAGACAGTTGCGGTGGTGACTGGTGCGAACAGGGGAATTGGATTCGAAATCGCTAGACAACTGGCGGGACATGGCTTGACAGTTATCTTAACGGCTAGAGACACGGCTGTCGGAGAAGAAGCTGCTAAAGTGTTGCAAGAAACAGGTCTCACTGTCGATTTCCAAAAACTCGATATCATAGACCCAGAATCAATCAAAGAATTTTGCGAATGGGTACAAACAAAATATGGAGGTGTAGATATTctg GTAAATAATGCAGGAGTTAATTTCAATCTTGGAAATGATAATTCTGTAGAAAATGCTCATATGGTTATTGAAACAAACTATTATGGCACCAAAAATATCACCAAAGCTATGATCCCTCTAATGAGAAATTCTTCTGCTGGTGCTCGAATTGTAAGTGTCAGCTCGCGTCTTGGACGGCTCAATGGAAAACGTAAC AAAATCCGTGACGAGACAATGAGACAACAACTTTCTGACGTGGAAACCTTAACGGAGGAAGTGGTTGACGGGATGGTAACGGAATTCCTGAAACAAGTAGACGAAGGGACATGGGAATCAGGTGGTTGGCCAAAGACATTGACGGACTACTCCATTTCAAAGCTAGCAGTGAATGCCTACACGAGGATAACGGCAAAGGAACTTTCGGAACGGCCAGACGGTGAAAAGATTTATGTTAATTGTTACTGTCCAGGATGGGTGAAAACTGCTATGACAGGTTATTCTGGTAGTATTTCCACCGAGAACGGAGCTGATACCGGAGTTTGGCTTGCCTTGCTCCCTGAACTTGCTATTTCCGGCAAGTTTTTTGCAGAGAGACGTGAAATTAACTTCTAA
- the LOC139884998 gene encoding probable beta-1,4-xylosyltransferase IRX10L produces the protein MFAAEIFMHRFLLSSPVRTLNPEEADWFYTPVYTTCDLTPNGLPLPFKSPRMMRSAIQLISSNWPYWNRTEGADHFFVVPHDFGACFHYQEEKAIERGILPLLQRATLVQTFGQRNHVCLKEGSITVPPYAPPQKMHAHLIPEKTPRSIFVYFRGLFYDVGNDPEGGYYARGARAAVWENFKNNPLFDISTEHPTTYYEDMQRAVFCLCPLGWAPWSPRLVEAVIFGCIPVIIADDIVLPFADAIPWEDIGVFVDEKDVPQLDSILTSIPPEVILRKQRLLANPSMKQAMLFPQPVEQGDAFHQVLNGLARKLPHDTTVFLSPGEKVLNWTAGPIGDLKPW, from the exons ATGTTTGCTGCTGAGATCTTCATGCATAGGTTTCTATTGTCGAGCCCTGTTCGGACTCTTAATCCTGAAGAAGCTGATTGGTTTTATACTCCTGTGTACACCACGTGTGACCTGACTCCCAATGGTCTTCCTTTGCCTTTTAAATCGCCAAGGATGATGAGAAGTGCGATTCAGCTTATTTCTTCCAACTGGCCTTACTGGAATCGCACGGAAGGAGCTGACCACTTCTTTGTAGTGCCCCATGACTTTGGAGCATGCTTTCATTATCAG GAAGAGAAGGCCATTGAAAGAGGAATTCTCCCATTGCTTCAGCGTGCAACATTGGTTCAGACTTTCGGACAAAGAAACCATGTTTGCTTGAAAGAGGGGTCAATCACAGTTCCCCCATATGCTCCTCCACAGAAAATGCATGCCCACCTGATTCCGGAAAAGACTCCTAGGTCCATATTCGTTTACTTCCGAGGCTTGTTTTATGATGTGGGTAATGATCCTGAAGGTGGATATTATGCAAG AGGTGCACGAGCAGCGGTGTGGGAGAATTTCAAGAACAATCCGCTTTTTGACATTTCGACAGAGCACCCAACAACCTACTACGAGGACATGCAACGAGCCGTATTCTGTCTGTGTCCCCTCGGGTGGGCTCCATGGAGTCCGAGATTGGTCGAGGCAGTGATATTTGGATGCATCCCTGTGATTATAGCGGACGACATCGTTTTACCATTTGCCGATGCGATCCCATGGGAAGACATAGGGGTATTTGTGGACGAAAAGGACGTTCCTCAGCTGGACAGCATATTGACGTCAATCCCACCAGAAGTAATACTTCGGAAACAGAGATTGTTAGCAAACCCTTCAATGAAACAGGCCATGTTATTCCCTCAACCAGTTGAACAAGGAGATGCTTTTCATCAGGTACTCAATGGTCTTGCTCGCAAGTTGCCACACGACACGACTGTATTCTTGAGTCCTGGCGAGAAAGTCTTAAATTGGACAGCAGGACCCATTGGTGACTTGAAACCTTGGTAG
- the LOC139885008 gene encoding uncharacterized protein At4g14100-like, with amino-acid sequence MKMSIFFSIPIFIIILSVSVLESSEPVPTPWPHQFHSLLYMNRSGTLQATNLWYDWTNGRNFNIIQDQLGKLTYDLEWDNHTSFIYTLDSNKECRVLQFPVGILRPNWMDGATYLGQQQVDGFLCNVWEKVDFIWYAEDVVTKRPVYFIFYTGYSAHVMTFEVGAVLEDEKWQAPVYCFGDDDDDKLKDITMEIKDTIDSNVWGTFSRGLFAGDYFAQRQ; translated from the exons ATGAAGATGAGCATCTTCTTCTCCAttccaatcttcatcatcattttatcgGTTTCCGTTTTGGAATCCTCAGAGCCAGTCCCGACTCCATGGCCTCATCAATTCCATTCACTCCTCTACATGAACAGGAGTGGGACGCTCCAAGCAACTAATCTATGGTACGACTGGACAAATGGACGCAACTTCAACATTATCCAGGACCAGCTCGGAAAGCTGACGTACGATCTAGAATGGGATAATCACACTTCCTTCATCTACACCTTAGACTCTAACAAAGAATGTCGAGTCCTACAATTTCCGGTCGGAATTCTCCGACCAAACTGGATGGACGGGGCCACCTATCTCGGCCAACAACAAGTGGACGGCTTCTTATGTAACGTGTGGGAGAAGGTTGACTTCATTTGGTATGCTGAGGATGTCGTCACTAAAAGGCCTGTTTATTTTATCTTCTATACAG GATATAGTGCTCATGTGATGACATTTGAGGTTGGAGCTGTGCTTGAAGATGAAAAATGGCAGGCTCCTGTTTACTGTTTtggggatgatgatgatgataaacttAAGGATATAACAATGGAGATAAAAGATACTATCGATTCCAATGTATGGGGCACCTTTTCTAGGGGACTATTCGCTGGCGATTATTTTGCGCAGCGGCAATGA
- the LOC139885012 gene encoding succinate dehydrogenase assembly factor 2, mitochondrial-like isoform X3, producing MASFKRALINVHRILNSTTVSARTVTNTRASTLFRPQYYLVPRYFSSNSESLQIDLSNEESKRRLLNRSKQRGYLELDLVLGTWVEEHIQSMDENGIKSLLQVLDLENPDLWKWLSGQEQAPETVSVNPVFSALHENVMKNLDKHAAPETRATPGQPWVRGWDDIKKGRDGPVAGNQ from the exons ATGGCCAGCTTCAAGCGAGCTCTGATCAACGTCCACCGTATTCTCAATTCCACCACCGTATCCGCTCGGACAGTAACTAACACTCGCGCGAGTACACTTTTCAG GCCTCAATACTATTTGGTGCCACGTTATTTTTCTTCTAACTCTGAGTCACTTCAAATCGATTTATCCAATGAAGAGAGCAAACGGCGTTTACTTAACAG AAGCAAACAGAGAGGATATTTGGAGCTGGATTTGGTTCTGGGAACATGGGTTGAGGAGCATATTCAATCCATGGACGAAAATGGGATTAAATCTCTTCTCCAAGTCCTCGACTTG GAAAACCCTGATCTATGGAAGTGGCTATCTGGTCAGGAGCAAGCACCCGAGACAGTGAGCGTAAATCCT GTTTTCTCTGCATTGCATGAGAATGTCATGAAAAATCTGGATAAACATGCTGCCCCCGAGACTCGAGCTACGCCAGGCCAACCGTGGGTAAGAGGATGGGATGACATCAAGAAAGGTCGTGATGGCCCTGTTGCTGGAAACCAGTAG
- the LOC139885012 gene encoding succinate dehydrogenase assembly factor 2, mitochondrial-like isoform X2, with product MASFKRALINVHRILNSTTVSARTVTNTRASTLFRPQYYLVPRYFSSNSESLQIDLSNEESKRRLLNRLMYRSKQRGYLELDLVLGTWVEEHIQSMDENGIKSLLQVLDLENPDLWKWLSGQEQAPETVSVNPVFSALHENVMKNLDKHAAPETRATPGQPWVRGWDDIKKGRDGPVAGNQ from the exons ATGGCCAGCTTCAAGCGAGCTCTGATCAACGTCCACCGTATTCTCAATTCCACCACCGTATCCGCTCGGACAGTAACTAACACTCGCGCGAGTACACTTTTCAG GCCTCAATACTATTTGGTGCCACGTTATTTTTCTTCTAACTCTGAGTCACTTCAAATCGATTTATCCAATGAAGAGAGCAAACGGCGTTTACTTAACAG ATTGATGTATAGAAGCAAACAGAGAGGATATTTGGAGCTGGATTTGGTTCTGGGAACATGGGTTGAGGAGCATATTCAATCCATGGACGAAAATGGGATTAAATCTCTTCTCCAAGTCCTCGACTTG GAAAACCCTGATCTATGGAAGTGGCTATCTGGTCAGGAGCAAGCACCCGAGACAGTGAGCGTAAATCCT GTTTTCTCTGCATTGCATGAGAATGTCATGAAAAATCTGGATAAACATGCTGCCCCCGAGACTCGAGCTACGCCAGGCCAACCGTGGGTAAGAGGATGGGATGACATCAAGAAAGGTCGTGATGGCCCTGTTGCTGGAAACCAGTAG
- the LOC139885013 gene encoding chromophore lyase CRL, chloroplastic-like, translating into MVTGSDDNNNGWSIAQGLVVKTLVLIGGALLIKRFTKSKTRWDHAHFVSHSLSGEKFTKEQASRDPDNYFNIRMLTCPAAEMVDGSKVLYFEQAFWRTPQRPFRQRFYMVKPCPKELKCDVEVLSYAIRDPEEYKNFCDRPKAQRPQTEEVISDIAEHLTTIHLKRCERGKRCLYQGSTPEGGFPNSWNGATHCTSELSILKNNEVHMWDKGYDDEGNQVWGVKEGPYEFKPAVNSSYDDLYTPLTFPLQTMEKRIEGSFVLEE; encoded by the exons ATGGTGACGGGCTCGGATGATAACAACAATGGATGGAGCATAGCTCAAGGCTTAGTAGTGAAGACGCTTGTGTTAATCGGTGGTGCTCTTTTGATTAAACGATTCACTAAGTCTAAGACTCGATGGGACCATGCCCATTTCGTCTCTCACTCTCTTAGCGGCGAAAAG TTTACTAAGGAGCAAGCGTCTAGAGATCCTGATAATTACTTCAATATCAG AATGCTAACATGCCCAGCAGCAGAGATGGTAGATGGTTCCAAAGTTTTGTACTTTGAACAG GCATTTTGGAGGACTCCTCAAAGACCCTTTCGCCAG AGATTTTATATGGTGAAGCCTTGTCCAAAAGAGTTGAAATGTGATGTTGAG GTACTCTCATATGCAATTAGAGACCCAGAAGAGTATAAGAATTTCTGTGATCGACCGAAGGCCCAGCGTCCACAGACAGAAGAAGTCATAAGT GACATTGCAGAACACCTAACTACAATACATCTCAAACGATGTGAAAGAGGAAAACGTTGCTTATATCAAGGCTCTACTCCAGAAGGCGGATTTCCAAATTCATGG AATGGGGCAACGCACTGTACTTCAGAACTTTCAATTCTGAAGAATAACGAGGTACATATGTGGGATAAGGGTTACGATGATGAGGGAAATCAG GTCTGGGGAGTGAAAGAAGGTCCATATGAGTTCAAGCCTGCCGTTAACTCGAGTTACGATGACTTGTATACACCTTTGACTTTCCCATTGCAGACCATGGAGAAAAGAATAGAGGGCTCATTTGTCTTGGAAGAATGA